One part of the Pecten maximus chromosome 1, xPecMax1.1, whole genome shotgun sequence genome encodes these proteins:
- the LOC117335175 gene encoding thymidine kinase, cytosolic-like, producing MMSSSHVVASPQIGSTSSKGQIQLIIGPMFSGKTTELMRRLKRYQIANYKCLVIKYSKDDRYEKEGLATHDRQTLPAVAAERLADMEVLSEGYNVIGVDEGQFFPDVVSFCDDMAENGKIVIVSALDGTFQKKGFGDILNLVPLAESVIKLSAVCMTCNSEGSFTKRKGQEKEVEVIGGADKYLAVCRACFQSPVKTSDKENCTPTVILQQSSEKMLASRKLFPLVSNRMNIH from the exons ATGATGTCTTCAAGCCATGTCGTTGCTTCACCACAAATTGGGTCAACTTCCTCAAAAGGACAAATTCAg CTTATAATAGGACCAATGTTTTCGGGAAAAAC CACAGAGTTGATGAGGAGATTAAAACGATATCAAATTGCCAATTACAAATGTCTTGTTATCAAATATTCCAAGGATGACCGATATGAAAAAGAAGGGCTTGCCACACACGACag ACAAACCTTGCCAGCAGTAGCTGCAGAGAGACTGGCCGATATGGAAGTTTTAAGTGAAGGGTACAACGTCATTGGTGTTGATGAGGGACAGTTT TTCCCAGATGTGGTGTCGTTTTGTGATGATATGGCTGAGAATGGTAAAATTGTGATAGTATCTGCTTTGGATGGGACATTCCAGAAAAAG GGCTTTGGTGATATTTTGAATTTGGTACCTTTGGCAGAAAGTGTAATAAAGCTGTCAGCAGTGTGCATGACATGTAATAGTGAGGGTTCATTTACCAAGAGAAAAGGACAAGAAAAAGAG GTGGAGGTGATTGGTGGGGCAGACAAATATCTGGCTGTGTGCCGGGCATGCTTCCAGTCTCCAGTCAAGACGTCGGACAAGGAGAACTGTACGCCAACAGTTATACTGCAACAATCCTCAGAAAAAATGCTGGCCAGTCGTAAACTTTTCCCCTTGGTGTCAAATAGAATGAACATCCATTAA